One Drechmeria coniospora strain ARSEF 6962 chromosome 01, whole genome shotgun sequence genomic region harbors:
- a CDS encoding hypothetical protein (related to nik-1 protein) — MDLARSVETIESICILFKAGVDPNANKDSVSAPPCLSIRDNGSDIVQQLRTAQAAPSLLTAAIRNNRVEFVELLLTAAGANPNVGGQHWPVAWRESTAGPSLTVSIAIADEQPASESSIIMTVSLSETARERETFRYGSCLIQDTIPNPTDGPLPASALRSSSDSALTAFAQLAVLRLRASRALVSLFDSNLQYVVAEATPGLSLEPAVCAGQCPLWLSGTAIPRTFGTCEHVLTATPQRGQDGRDGLLPLSVVCDLAADRRFADRPFIKHDWPRCRFYAGVPIRTRHGVNIGVLSVFDQEPRAAFSPDDGRFMRELSSTIMQHLEGRRVGKSHSRTERMVRGIGDFVDGSTTLTRNRLDHAHARENAQPAAPSPPESVNAPASRATKPSVRPPTPDSSDDSSDARPDDHVATEMRGIFTKAANAMRDSVQVDGVIFLDATITTFGGKTTDASNASSSSSASSDDTAAQIPSAGNHDGTPEPYAPVLGFSGPSLPTVQGDPASNAPPKLPESFLRKLLRRYPKGNIFNFNDSGAVQSSDLSSEEASADHAASAHHRTDPLRAKLVGRQTRMKQGEQAMLMQLLPEARCIAFAPVWDPQAMRWSAAAFAYTKANTRVFSSKGELSYLVAFGAVVMSEVSRLKSMLADKSKMDMLSSLSHELRSPLHGVVLGVEMLHDSALDGFQRDVLNTVETCGRTLLDTVDHLLHWTKINNFMVKPEPRHGRSPLHDGERGLRAERMASKTIEAGMMSIASVVAVDALAEEVVESVFAGHTYQRLIVAHVANALPGQGDRASLRRLDRIHVAMDSPEADLQPLRSASASGDVVVSLDVEPDSDWRFYTQAGALRRIIMNLLGNSLKYTTKGFIGVSLRQRPSPSNSGRTRARRDRKVIVITVSDSGIGIGEDYLRNHLFAPFSQENRLSPGVGLGLSLVKKIVSTLGGRIKVQSSVNVGTTITVDLPLEVPSASPRAASLPVDRGEAFPDSFEKHVRLLRGLRIRLVGFSQDRPVVRQGAGTASFGNHISSEKAALSAICQGWLHMKVLDDVEDAAVTPDLVICSDTHLQLVSRKGTDTPAPGPIVVICHNVAVARGMESKHRDSNGLHPSTSVEFSAQPIGPRKLARVLTFSLERRRGMANPSVPADLTPPEGLNVDLLSSTQLQSSDDGPGAAQRPAGLTSANSIAYPINRGALDGSLPDWFLLVDDNPINLRILSSCMKKLGQSHDVASDGKEAVDAFRKKTGAYKCIFMDISMPVMNGFEATCLIRQHEKETQLPACAIFALTGLASASAQKEAFACGIDLFLTKPVKLKELSQILSSKGLI, encoded by the exons ATGGATCTTGCGAGGAGTGTCGAAACTATTGAGTCGATCTGCATCCTCTtcaaggccggcgtcgacccAAACGCAAACAAGGATAGCGTCTCTGCGCCGCCCTGCTTGTCGATCCGCGACAATGGCAGCGACATCGTCCAGCAGCTACG CACGGCACAGGCTGCACCCTCCCTGCTGACGGCCGCTATCCGCAATAACCGGGTCGAGttcgtcgagctgctgctcACGGCCGCGGGGGCGAACCCtaacgtcggcggccagcacTGGCCTGTTGCGTGGCG GGAATCGACAGCCGGACCCTCGCTCACTGTCAGCATCGCCATCGCAGATGAGCAACcggcgtccgagtcgtccATCATCATGACCGTCTCCCTCTCCGAGACTGCTCGCGAACGGGAGACTTTCCGCTACGGCTCTTGCCTCATTCAGGACACCATTCCCAACCCGACCGATGGTCCTCTACCGGCCTCGGCCCtgcgctcgtcgtccgatTCCGCTCTCACCGCCTTCGCCCAGCTCGCTGTCCTTCGACTGCGTGCATCGCGCGCCCTCGTCTCTCTTTTCGACAGCAATCTCCAGTatgtcgtcgccgaagcgACGCCCGGCCTGTCCCTCGAACCCGCCGTCTGTGCCGGGCAGTGCCCTCTTTGGCTGTCGGGCACCGCCATCCCGAGGACGTTTGGAACGTGCGAGCATGTcctgacggcgacgccgcaaCGCGGACAggacggccgcgacggcctaTTGCCGCTGTCGGTCGTTTGCGACCTCGCTGCCGACCGACGCTTTGCCGACCGCCCCTTCATCAAGCACGACTGGCCTCGCTGTCGCTTTTACGCCGGCGTGCCCATTCGAACCCGCCACGGCGTCAACATTGGCGTGCTCTCCGTCTTTGACCAGGAGCCACGCGCCGCTTTCTctcccgacgacggccgcttcaTGCGCGAGCTCTCCAGCACCATCATGCAACATCTCGAAGGCAGGCGGGTTGGGAAGTCGCACAGCCGCACGGAGCGCATGGTtcgcggcatcggcgactTCGTCGACGGGTCCACGACCCTGACAAGGAACAGGCTCGACCACGCCCATGCGAGGGAGAATGCGCAGCCGGCCgcgccttcgccgcccgAGTCCGTGAACGCGCCAGCCTCGCGAGCGACCAAGCCATCCGTTCGACCGCCAACCCCTGATTCCTCGGATGACTCTTCCGACGCGCGCCCGGACGACCACGTGGCGACGGAAATGAGAGGCATCTTCACCAAGGCAGCAAACGCCATGCGCGACTCCGTCCAGGTCGATGGCGtcatcttcctcgacgcAACCATCACCACTTTTGGTGGCAAGACGACCGACGCGAGCAAcgcgagcagctcgtcctCCGCCAGCAGCGACGACACCGCCGCGCAAATCCCTTCTGCCGGCAACCATGACGGAACCCCCGAGCCCTACGCCCCCGTCCTCGGCTTCTCCGGCCCATCCCTTCCCACCGTTCAAGGCGATCCGGCGTCCAACGCGCCGCCGAAGCTGCCGGAAAGCTTCCTACGGAAGCTGCTCCGCCGCTATCCCAAGGGCAACATCTTCAACTTCAACGACAGTGGCGCCGTCCAGTCCAGCGACTTGTCGAGCGAAGAAGCTTCGGCCGATCATGCCGCCTCGGCACACCACCGCACCGATCCCCTTCGCGCAAAGCTCGTCGGGAGACAGACGCGCATGAAGCAGGGCGAGCAGGCCATGCTCATGCAGCTGCTGCCGGAAGCTCGCTGCATCGCCTTTGCGCCCGTCTGGGACCCCCAGGCGATGCGCTGGTCCGCCGCTGCCTTTGCGTACACGAAAGCCAACACGCGCGTCTTCAGCAGCAAGGGCGAGCTGAGctacctcgtcgccttcggtgccgtcgtcatgtCCGAGGTCTCCCGGCTCAAGTCCATGCTTGCCGACAAGTCCAAGATGGATATGCTCAGCTCTCTCTCGCACGAGTTGCGCTCACCCCTgcacggcgtcgtcctcggcgtcgagatgcTGCACGACtcggccctcgacggcttccaACGAGACGTCCTGAACACGGTCGAGACGTGTGGCCGCACCCTGCTGGACACGGTCGACCATCTCCTTCACTGGACCAAGATCAACAACTTCATGGTCAAACCCGAGCCGAGACATGGCCGCAGCCCCctccacgacggcgagcgcggcCTTCGAGCGGAACGGATGGCCTCCAAGACGATCGAGGCAGGCATGATGAGCatcgcctccgtcgtcgccgtcgacgccctggccgaggaggtcGTCGAGAGCGTCTTCGCCGGACACACCTATCAGAGGCTCATCGTCGCCCACGTCGCCAATGCGCTGCCCGGCCAGGGCGACCGAGCTTCCctgcgccgcctcgaccgcATACACGTGGCCATGGATAGCCCCGAGGCGGACCTGCAACCGTTGCGAAGTGCATCTGCATCCGGCGATGTTGTCGTTAGCCTAGACGTCGAACCCGACTCGGACTGGCGATTCTACACCCAGGCGGGCGCCTTGCGTCGCATCATCATGAATCTCCTGGGAAATTCGCTCAAATATACGACCAAAGGCTTCATCGGCGTGAGCCTTCGCCAGCGCCCGAGTCCATCGAATTCTGGCCGCACGCGGGCCCGTCGCGACCGCAaggtcatcgtcatcaccgtTTCCGACTcgggcatcggcatcggcgaggacTACCTCAGGAACCATCTCTTCGCCCCTTTTTCGCAGGAGAACAGGCTTAGCCCCGGTGTCGGCCTTGGCTTGAGCCTCGTCAAAAAGATCGTCTCGACACTGGGTGGACGAATCAAGGTGCAGAGCAGCGTGAATGTCggcaccaccatcaccgtcGACCTACCCCTGGAAGTGCCATCTGCAAGCCCGCGAGCCGCTTCGCTCCCAGTGGACCGAGGCGAAGCGTTCCCAGACAGTTTTGAGAAGCATGTCAGGCTCCTCCGGGGCCTTCgcatccgcctcgtcggcttctccCAGGACAGGCCGGTGGTGAGACAGGGAGCCGGAACCGCTAGCTTCGGCAACCACATCAGCAGCGAAAAGGCGGCATTGTCGGCCATCTGTCAAGGCTGGCTCCACATGAAGGTAttggacgacgtcgaggacgcaGCGGTGACACCGGATCTGGTGATTTGCAGCGATACCCATCTACAACTCGTCTCGCGGAAGGGGACGGATACGCCGGCGCCAGGGCCCATTGTCGTCATATGTCACAACGTAGCCGTTGCGCGGGGCATGGAATCGAAACACAGGGATTCGAACGGACTGCATCCCTCGACTTCTGTCGAGTTCAGCGCCCAGCC AATTGGCCCCCGAAAGCTCGCCAGGGTGTTGACATTCAGCCTCGAGAGACGGAGAGGAATGGCCAACCCGAGCGTACCTGCGGACCTCACACCGCCGGAGGGGTTGAACGTTGACTTGCTGTCGTCCACGCAACTGCAGAGTAGCGACGACGGTCCGGGGGCCGCCCAACGACCAGCAGGCTTGACATCCGCCAACAGCATAGCCTATCCTATCAATCGCGGCGCCCTTGATGGTTCTCTGCCGGATTGGTTCCTTCTCGTTGACGACAATCCGATCAACCTCCGGATCTTGTCATCGTGCATGAAGAAGTTGGGGCAATCGCACGACGTGGCCAGCGATGGCAAGGAAGCAGTCGACGCCTTTCGAAAGAAAACTGGTGCTTATAAGTGCATCTTCATGGACATTTCGATGCCCGTCATGAACGGCTTCGAGGCGACTTGCCTCATTCGACAGCACGAGAAGGAGACGCAGCTCCCGGCGTGCGCCATCTTTGCCCTTACAGGATTGGCTTCGGCAAGCGCGCAGAAGGAAGCATTCGCTTGCGGCATAGACTTATTCCTGACCAAGCCAGTGAAGCTCAAGGAGCTGAGTCAGATTTTGAGCAGCAAAGGCTTGATCTAG